CTTTCTTCTCATCATATTCAATTAATATCTTTTGTGGGTCTAGACtcgctccccccacccctcctctcatCATTCTCAGACTAACACCTTTGATTATACCTCAGGCCCGAACGTCTTTACCTCCCTTGGACTCAGTgacaccagctgagttcctcctgtatctgagcatttttttttttttaaaacctacaaACCCCACCTCAAATCCTCAATCCCTAAGTATTTGCAATCAGCCACCCCATTTAAACAAGAGCTGTTTTTCTCTCTTTAAAGCACATCCCCAAATATCCAGCTATGCTAATCAGCTCCTCCCCCACACATAGAAGGGGCATCAGAATTCCCCCTTCACTTCCGATTACATaagtaacattacacaaaattacacAGTACAAAGGCTGTATTGACTCTTGCACTCAGGTCAGTTCACAGACAAGGAATTAGATTCCAGCGAGCATTAAAAGCAAGACGACCGTTTGAGGGCGCACAGAGCGTCCACTTGAACAGGCTTCAAGGTTCCACATGACCTGACCCATCCAACACCACCCTCCCTGCAATGCACTCAAAGCCGGTCAGCTCCATCATGTAACACACAACACTTTATTAGTCAACATCAAACAGATCGTTTACAGAATTTTCTGTGCTCTGCACGGTCGTTTCCGCAGTTCCAGTCGTGACAAGCAAGAACATTCAAGTTCAGTTTAAAAATTGAGTTCAGGCACATGATCAGTGTGGGATAGTTAAGCTGCACATAGTCCAAGTCACAGGCATGCATGTTGTTTACACGTATCTATTGCACAGACCACAAGACCTGGGGAAGATGGCATTTTTTCAAAAGCAACATTTAATCAAACTCTATACATTACCTGTCAATAGGTTATCATTCTTTTCATAAAGAGGGCAGGTTTGCGGCTGCAGGCAGCCTCCTTCGGCATTATTGACAGCATTGTTCAGCTCTTGCAATTTAGCCAAATCCTCACCAAAGCAGTCTGTAGGATGGTCCGCTCCTGGCATCTCCACATTGCCGGACAGTGGATCATCGCTCAACTCATCGGAACCGCCTTCTCCCTGGTTTTGCGCACTTGGTCGACTTGAAGTCCCTTTGGGGGGACTTCCAGTGGAGCACTTGTTCTCGGAAGGACAGCCAGTCTCAGTGGAGGGGCTCACTTCAGGTCGCCAGGCTTGGCTGTCAGTCACAGTGGgcaggtcatcagagaagccCGCTTGCAACTCCGAGTCGTGGAGAAGGCGATTTGGAAGAGCCGAGGACGctgtggggtccaactgcccaaaTTCTGGAGAGGCAGCAGTAGCGGCCTCAGAGGCGCCAAGCTCTTCGATTTCATCCAGAGCCCGGAGAGTGGAGGGTTTGAACTGGGGGGAGCTGAACGAAAGGGCAAGGGCTTCAGTTTTCAATTCATTTGCAGCTTTGTCCTCAAATACAGGGTTATCAATCCCTTCCAATCCCCGTTGGCTTGTTTTCCCACCCACGCTTTCAAGATCAGCCTCGCAAGGATCTTCATCCTCTGAAGACACAAGGGGTTCGGTTGAAGAGCCTTCAAGCAGATCTGCTGGCAGAGTCTCTGGCTCATAATCCCCCCTTTCCAGGTGAATCCCTAAATCTTGCTCCACAAGGTCTAGTCGGCAAAGCTCCCCTCTTTGGGGAATGAAATTTTCAGCAGAGTCAATTTTCTCCGATTTGGACTCCACTCCTGAGCTACTATTGTTATCCTTCAGTTCTTCAGGAGTGGTGGCAATACTGCTGCTCTTCCCCGCCAGATCTGGACCACTCAGTGTGCTCGACCTGGACACCCCCTTGCCTTCCTGCAAATCTTCCGGCGGAATCCCCAGTTTCGAACAGTTCTCATTTTCAGCAGGACTTTCCAAATGCATGGACACCTTGCAGCTTTCCACAGCCAGATTGCACGGTTGAATGACCACATCTTGGTCACGAGTGGAGAGTCCTTCTGGATGGAGTTCCTGAGGAAGAGGAGATTCTGCCTCTTCAGAGTACTCACACATGCTCAGCTTCACATGCCCTGTATTTCTGTTGAACTCTGGAGAGCTTTCTACCGAGGAGATCCCCATCATTGGCGCCTTATGATCTGCTGGGTCCTCCAGTATCGGTGTGTGGATTACATCATCCTCAATTACTGGTACACATTGTGGCAAACTCCCGAGGGGAGTATTCAGAGCACTAGGATCCACATTGGACAGAGTGCCTTCAGAATGTGCGACAGTAGAATCCACTTGGGGAATTGGTTGGTCAAGCAGAACATGCACTTCCGTGTCACCATCTTTGAAGTTCATCTCTCCACCAGCGCCAGTCACATTTTCATCCTTGCCGATCTGTTGCATTTCAACATCGTTCAAATTGACCATCTTGGCAACATCATCTTCACTTCCAACAATACCTCCTCCACTTTCTATTTTAACACTGTCATTTTGGTCAGAATTCACCTCCCCTTCACTTAATCGACCGGACAATTCCACAGATCccaaatgttctatgttctctacTGCTTCAAGTGTTCCCAGACACTCACTCCCTTGGGGCTCACCACTTACCGTCTTCCCATCTGCAGAGACCACCTTGTCGGGCAGGTCAAGACAAGAAGAGGGCCTGCTCTCGGTGGTCTGACACCTTTGGGGATCCCAAGCCATATTTTCAATGGAGGGTGCCACAGGCAAACCTCCGCCGGCAGCACACGCCCTGGGCAAAGCCCTGGTGGCAGTGCCTGCATCCCCCACCCCAGGCTTGGTAGCAGCAGCCCCCACGTCAAGGCTGTTCTGCAAGGACTTCAATCTCTCAACATTATTTTCAGATGGAGTCTTCCTGGAAGTCATCGTCTTATTTAACAGAGACCGTTTCTCATTTGCTTTTGATTTCTTAATTGAGTAGAGAACAGAGCCCTCCAAACTCTTAGATGGATCTGGCTGTGCTCCCCTTCCTGGTTGTCCAGGGGTCTTGGCTTTCATTCTTGTAACCAAGCATTTCTCAGTAGGAGTCCCCTCTGAAGACTTCAACTTTGGTTTTGTTGGCCTGGCAACAGTCGTGGTCTTGCTCACTCCCAGACTTGGATTTTTCTTTTGCTGGGAAGAGTCAAAAGTCATATCTGGAGAGATGGAAGACAAAACAAGCCAAATTATTAATCCATGAACTAGTCCCAGGAACAAGCAATTCAACTAGGTAGCTACTGTCACACAAACGAAGATGTCACCAATGATACCACAATCCAAATTCTTCCCGCCCCCCCACACAACCAAAGACAGACATCAACTTGACctagagaggagtcacgtgatggagtagtggccggacggtaaactccagccctctccagaaaagtcggaaaaaataaaggaaaacacaaaggaacaaaaataaaaattaaagtaaagtgagtataaaggtggaaagaagatggcgacgataaaagaaaaatcgaaaccaacggtaagaagagaggaagaaaagacaacggaagaagaaggagaaggccttacctgttcgaagaggcccgcggtggagagagaaacccgctccctcaggtcggtagaaagtggactacaaaaatggctcgctgagccgagtaaaagtgcgcaaccgcgcatgcaaaaaaacacaccgacaggaggggtgaccagctggggagtcgatctccacagccggcaatgacagctacagaacagcagcagcaagaggagaacatagaagacaacgaaaacaagaaagaagagaagaaaaagaaaacaaagaaacaacagatggccaacccagaggaagaagaggaagagtacagtgaaatggaagaagggaaatgcaagacaatggatatactttctcttattaaagaatacatggagtcatttaaagaatggcaggcgcaagaatttaataatttaagaagaataaacaatacagaagagaaaatgaataaaatagatatgaccttatcagaaatgggaaaaagaatggacaaggtggaagaacgagaagcagcagtagaaatggaggtagaggacttaaaaaagaaattagaggaatctaataaaaaagttaaagagacacaagagctgttagctcagaaaatagatataatggaaaattataacagaagaaataacaaaaatagtgggccttaaggaagatgaagaaggcaagaatatgagagagtttataaaagattggatccccaggatcctaggatgtccaaaactacagcaagaaatggaaatagaaagggcacatagagcattggcctttaaaccacaaccacaacaaaagccaagatctattttagtaaaattcctaagatatactacaagagaaaagatactggagaaaacaatggaaaaagtaagagaggacaacaagccactggagtacaaagggcgaaaaatcttcatttatccagatataagttttgaactcctgaagaagagaaaggagttcaatacagcaaaggcgatattatggaagaaagggtataaatttatactaaagcatccagcggtatttctatcttatttatccccaat
This genomic window from Narcine bancroftii isolate sNarBan1 chromosome 3, sNarBan1.hap1, whole genome shotgun sequence contains:
- the LOC138758456 gene encoding BTB/POZ domain-containing protein 8-like isoform X3, which translates into the protein MPSSAKPLSAPKNQAMKSEELGESPPVDVHVSDEAMNDQCGEPAKGLANKQVNNRIAKDKLSAKSAAGAQAKGKVGSASGQLPISGRPATSQTGKVANAATRRNNDQEQKAASTRSASSTCMSSHEKIMEKKMATRTKAAKGSVAAGCSSSGNGRQATRVEKAALTKTPLTVKSAPKDRNPGQHCFTSTASKKPLVGAGKPAAERPVKPLPGAGSRPINTMATSNRPSASAVRKQPISRPSNEHLTSARTNKPGIASVGARPPKLVPASSRKDMTFDSSQQKKNPSLGVSKTTTVARPTKPKLKSSEGTPTEKCLVTRMKAKTPGQPGRGAQPDPSKSLEGSVLYSIKKSKANEKRSLLNKTMTSRKTPSENNVERLKSLQNSLDVGAAATKPGVGDAGTATRALPRACAAGGGLPVAPSIENMAWDPQRCQTTESRPSSCLDLPDKVVSADGKTVSGEPQGSECLGTLEAVENIEHLGSVELSGRLSEGEVNSDQNDSVKIESGGGIVGSEDDVAKMVNLNDVEMQQIGKDENVTGAGGEMNFKDGDTEVHVLLDQPIPQVDSTVAHSEGTLSNVDPSALNTPLGSLPQCVPVIEDDVIHTPILEDPADHKAPMMGISSVESSPEFNRNTGHVKLSMCEYSEEAESPLPQELHPEGLSTRDQDVVIQPCNLAVESCKVSMHLESPAENENCSKLGIPPEDLQEGKGVSRSSTLSGPDLAGKSSSIATTPEELKDNNSSSGVESKSEKIDSAENFIPQRGELCRLDLVEQDLGIHLERGDYEPETLPADLLEGSSTEPLVSSEDEDPCEADLESVGGKTSQRGLEGIDNPVFEDKAANELKTEALALSFSSPQFKPSTLRALDEIEELGASEAATAASPEFGQLDPTASSALPNRLLHDSELQAGFSDDLPTVTDSQAWRPEVSPSTETGCPSENKCSTGSPPKGTSSRPSAQNQGEGGSDELSDDPLSGNVEMPGADHPTDCFGEDLAKLQELNNAVNNAEGGCLQPQTCPLYEKNDNLLTGIMNVGEKTLQTHCMPWITPMLPPVLSTIYEVETAQCEETRLEDDCENEEFQKLDLPGLELVEAPNDRVLSLQIEPVEVVQQLINHTLLLSGDGIKLQSKVMVDQAELSKWTDLISPLDDTTASITSVTSFSPEDLSSSQGEWTVVELETHH
- the LOC138758456 gene encoding BTB/POZ domain-containing protein 8-like isoform X1, with the protein product MLTACSGSRVSRSSAAEQMPLSAPKNQAMKSEELGESPPVDVHVSDEAMNDQCGEPAKGLANKQVNNRIAKDKLSAKSAAGAQAKGKVGSASGQLPISGRPATSQTGKVANAATRRNNDQEQKAASTRSASSTCMSSHEKIMEKKMATRTKAAKGSVAAGCSSSGNGRQATRVEKAALTKTPLTVKSAPKDRNPGQHCFTSTASKKPLVGAGKPAAERPVKPLPGAGSRPINTMATSNRPSASAVRKQPISRPSNEHLTSARTNKPGIASVGARPPKLVPASSRKDMTFDSSQQKKNPSLGVSKTTTVARPTKPKLKSSEGTPTEKCLVTRMKAKTPGQPGRGAQPDPSKSLEGSVLYSIKKSKANEKRSLLNKTMTSRKTPSENNVERLKSLQNSLDVGAAATKPGVGDAGTATRALPRACAAGGGLPVAPSIENMAWDPQRCQTTESRPSSCLDLPDKVVSADGKTVSGEPQGSECLGTLEAVENIEHLGSVELSGRLSEGEVNSDQNDSVKIESGGGIVGSEDDVAKMVNLNDVEMQQIGKDENVTGAGGEMNFKDGDTEVHVLLDQPIPQVDSTVAHSEGTLSNVDPSALNTPLGSLPQCVPVIEDDVIHTPILEDPADHKAPMMGISSVESSPEFNRNTGHVKLSMCEYSEEAESPLPQELHPEGLSTRDQDVVIQPCNLAVESCKVSMHLESPAENENCSKLGIPPEDLQEGKGVSRSSTLSGPDLAGKSSSIATTPEELKDNNSSSGVESKSEKIDSAENFIPQRGELCRLDLVEQDLGIHLERGDYEPETLPADLLEGSSTEPLVSSEDEDPCEADLESVGGKTSQRGLEGIDNPVFEDKAANELKTEALALSFSSPQFKPSTLRALDEIEELGASEAATAASPEFGQLDPTASSALPNRLLHDSELQAGFSDDLPTVTDSQAWRPEVSPSTETGCPSENKCSTGSPPKGTSSRPSAQNQGEGGSDELSDDPLSGNVEMPGADHPTDCFGEDLAKLQELNNAVNNAEGGCLQPQTCPLYEKNDNLLTGIMNVGEKTLQTHCMPWITPMLPPVLSTIYEVETAQCEETRLEDDCENEEFQKLDLPGLELVEAPNDRVLSLQIEPVEVVQQLINHTLLLSGDGIKLQSKVMVDQAELSKWTDLISPLDDTTASITSVTSFSPEDLSSSQGEWTVVELETHH
- the LOC138758456 gene encoding BTB/POZ domain-containing protein 8-like isoform X2; protein product: MALTWTSPPLSAPKNQAMKSEELGESPPVDVHVSDEAMNDQCGEPAKGLANKQVNNRIAKDKLSAKSAAGAQAKGKVGSASGQLPISGRPATSQTGKVANAATRRNNDQEQKAASTRSASSTCMSSHEKIMEKKMATRTKAAKGSVAAGCSSSGNGRQATRVEKAALTKTPLTVKSAPKDRNPGQHCFTSTASKKPLVGAGKPAAERPVKPLPGAGSRPINTMATSNRPSASAVRKQPISRPSNEHLTSARTNKPGIASVGARPPKLVPASSRKDMTFDSSQQKKNPSLGVSKTTTVARPTKPKLKSSEGTPTEKCLVTRMKAKTPGQPGRGAQPDPSKSLEGSVLYSIKKSKANEKRSLLNKTMTSRKTPSENNVERLKSLQNSLDVGAAATKPGVGDAGTATRALPRACAAGGGLPVAPSIENMAWDPQRCQTTESRPSSCLDLPDKVVSADGKTVSGEPQGSECLGTLEAVENIEHLGSVELSGRLSEGEVNSDQNDSVKIESGGGIVGSEDDVAKMVNLNDVEMQQIGKDENVTGAGGEMNFKDGDTEVHVLLDQPIPQVDSTVAHSEGTLSNVDPSALNTPLGSLPQCVPVIEDDVIHTPILEDPADHKAPMMGISSVESSPEFNRNTGHVKLSMCEYSEEAESPLPQELHPEGLSTRDQDVVIQPCNLAVESCKVSMHLESPAENENCSKLGIPPEDLQEGKGVSRSSTLSGPDLAGKSSSIATTPEELKDNNSSSGVESKSEKIDSAENFIPQRGELCRLDLVEQDLGIHLERGDYEPETLPADLLEGSSTEPLVSSEDEDPCEADLESVGGKTSQRGLEGIDNPVFEDKAANELKTEALALSFSSPQFKPSTLRALDEIEELGASEAATAASPEFGQLDPTASSALPNRLLHDSELQAGFSDDLPTVTDSQAWRPEVSPSTETGCPSENKCSTGSPPKGTSSRPSAQNQGEGGSDELSDDPLSGNVEMPGADHPTDCFGEDLAKLQELNNAVNNAEGGCLQPQTCPLYEKNDNLLTGIMNVGEKTLQTHCMPWITPMLPPVLSTIYEVETAQCEETRLEDDCENEEFQKLDLPGLELVEAPNDRVLSLQIEPVEVVQQLINHTLLLSGDGIKLQSKVMVDQAELSKWTDLISPLDDTTASITSVTSFSPEDLSSSQGEWTVVELETHH
- the LOC138758456 gene encoding BTB/POZ domain-containing protein 8-like isoform X4, with protein sequence MTEEQPLSAPKNQAMKSEELGESPPVDVHVSDEAMNDQCGEPAKGLANKQVNNRIAKDKLSAKSAAGAQAKGKVGSASGQLPISGRPATSQTGKVANAATRRNNDQEQKAASTRSASSTCMSSHEKIMEKKMATRTKAAKGSVAAGCSSSGNGRQATRVEKAALTKTPLTVKSAPKDRNPGQHCFTSTASKKPLVGAGKPAAERPVKPLPGAGSRPINTMATSNRPSASAVRKQPISRPSNEHLTSARTNKPGIASVGARPPKLVPASSRKDMTFDSSQQKKNPSLGVSKTTTVARPTKPKLKSSEGTPTEKCLVTRMKAKTPGQPGRGAQPDPSKSLEGSVLYSIKKSKANEKRSLLNKTMTSRKTPSENNVERLKSLQNSLDVGAAATKPGVGDAGTATRALPRACAAGGGLPVAPSIENMAWDPQRCQTTESRPSSCLDLPDKVVSADGKTVSGEPQGSECLGTLEAVENIEHLGSVELSGRLSEGEVNSDQNDSVKIESGGGIVGSEDDVAKMVNLNDVEMQQIGKDENVTGAGGEMNFKDGDTEVHVLLDQPIPQVDSTVAHSEGTLSNVDPSALNTPLGSLPQCVPVIEDDVIHTPILEDPADHKAPMMGISSVESSPEFNRNTGHVKLSMCEYSEEAESPLPQELHPEGLSTRDQDVVIQPCNLAVESCKVSMHLESPAENENCSKLGIPPEDLQEGKGVSRSSTLSGPDLAGKSSSIATTPEELKDNNSSSGVESKSEKIDSAENFIPQRGELCRLDLVEQDLGIHLERGDYEPETLPADLLEGSSTEPLVSSEDEDPCEADLESVGGKTSQRGLEGIDNPVFEDKAANELKTEALALSFSSPQFKPSTLRALDEIEELGASEAATAASPEFGQLDPTASSALPNRLLHDSELQAGFSDDLPTVTDSQAWRPEVSPSTETGCPSENKCSTGSPPKGTSSRPSAQNQGEGGSDELSDDPLSGNVEMPGADHPTDCFGEDLAKLQELNNAVNNAEGGCLQPQTCPLYEKNDNLLTGIMNVGEKTLQTHCMPWITPMLPPVLSTIYEVETAQCEETRLEDDCENEEFQKLDLPGLELVEAPNDRVLSLQIEPVEVVQQLINHTLLLSGDGIKLQSKVMVDQAELSKWTDLISPLDDTTASITSVTSFSPEDLSSSQGEWTVVELETHH
- the LOC138758456 gene encoding BTB/POZ domain-containing protein 8-like isoform X5, which codes for MKSEELGESPPVDVHVSDEAMNDQCGEPAKGLANKQVNNRIAKDKLSAKSAAGAQAKGKVGSASGQLPISGRPATSQTGKVANAATRRNNDQEQKAASTRSASSTCMSSHEKIMEKKMATRTKAAKGSVAAGCSSSGNGRQATRVEKAALTKTPLTVKSAPKDRNPGQHCFTSTASKKPLVGAGKPAAERPVKPLPGAGSRPINTMATSNRPSASAVRKQPISRPSNEHLTSARTNKPGIASVGARPPKLVPASSRKDMTFDSSQQKKNPSLGVSKTTTVARPTKPKLKSSEGTPTEKCLVTRMKAKTPGQPGRGAQPDPSKSLEGSVLYSIKKSKANEKRSLLNKTMTSRKTPSENNVERLKSLQNSLDVGAAATKPGVGDAGTATRALPRACAAGGGLPVAPSIENMAWDPQRCQTTESRPSSCLDLPDKVVSADGKTVSGEPQGSECLGTLEAVENIEHLGSVELSGRLSEGEVNSDQNDSVKIESGGGIVGSEDDVAKMVNLNDVEMQQIGKDENVTGAGGEMNFKDGDTEVHVLLDQPIPQVDSTVAHSEGTLSNVDPSALNTPLGSLPQCVPVIEDDVIHTPILEDPADHKAPMMGISSVESSPEFNRNTGHVKLSMCEYSEEAESPLPQELHPEGLSTRDQDVVIQPCNLAVESCKVSMHLESPAENENCSKLGIPPEDLQEGKGVSRSSTLSGPDLAGKSSSIATTPEELKDNNSSSGVESKSEKIDSAENFIPQRGELCRLDLVEQDLGIHLERGDYEPETLPADLLEGSSTEPLVSSEDEDPCEADLESVGGKTSQRGLEGIDNPVFEDKAANELKTEALALSFSSPQFKPSTLRALDEIEELGASEAATAASPEFGQLDPTASSALPNRLLHDSELQAGFSDDLPTVTDSQAWRPEVSPSTETGCPSENKCSTGSPPKGTSSRPSAQNQGEGGSDELSDDPLSGNVEMPGADHPTDCFGEDLAKLQELNNAVNNAEGGCLQPQTCPLYEKNDNLLTGIMNVGEKTLQTHCMPWITPMLPPVLSTIYEVETAQCEETRLEDDCENEEFQKLDLPGLELVEAPNDRVLSLQIEPVEVVQQLINHTLLLSGDGIKLQSKVMVDQAELSKWTDLISPLDDTTASITSVTSFSPEDLSSSQGEWTVVELETHH